One window of the Hemiscyllium ocellatum isolate sHemOce1 chromosome 11, sHemOce1.pat.X.cur, whole genome shotgun sequence genome contains the following:
- the LOC132820189 gene encoding interferon-inducible GTPase 5-like has translation MAQSSYSAVFNWKELKDLKAAYKTGGLSAVVPLIQKKIHDLTNTELHIAVTGETGSGKSTFINAMRGLQDGDEGAAKTGTTETTMKPTSYPHPNLPTVIFWDLPGIGTTKFPANKYVKQMNFDNYDFFLILSDCRFRENDARLAKEIEKLGKKFYFIRSKIDNDCDSFRKQNKHFDKDKELDKIRKYCIRSLEEQGITSPVFLISHFETNKFDFPELNDTIQSNLDDIKKHVFLLSLPNIALKIIEEKRKDLKDRIWTLATLSGAIGAVPLPGLSMVCDIGILVTAIIDFRKYLGLDDVSLQRLAKTTGKPVRQLKAVVKTPLMGEINEQFVKRLLASATYFTISAIELSLDFIPVIGSIFGAGSSFLMTYKFLHGVLDDLTENAKRVVQAAFDSDFH, from the coding sequence ATGGCTCAGTCTTCATACTCTGCAGTTTTCAATTGGAAGGAACTCAAAGATCTCAAGGCTGCTTATAAAACAGGTGGGCTAAGTGCTGTTGTGCCTCTGATACAGAAGAAGATACATGATCTGACAAACACAGAACTACATATTGCAGTGACAGGAGAAACAGGGTCAGGGAAATCCACCTTCATCAATGCGATGAGAGGACTTCAGGatggtgatgagggagcagctAAAACCGGGACCACAGAAACCACAATGAAGCCAACTTCATACCCACACCCTAACCTGCCGACTGTTATATTTTGGGACCTGCCAGGAATTGGGACGACAAAATTTCCAGCTAATAAATATGTGAAGCAAATGAACTTTGATAACTACGATTTCTTCCTCATTCTGTCAGACTGTCGTTTTCGAGAAAATGATGCACGACTTGCCAAAGAAATTGAAAAGCTGGGGAAGAAATTCTACTTCATTCGATCTAAAATTGATAATGATTGTGACTCTTTTCGTAAGCAAAATAAACATTTTGACAAAGATAAAGAGCTGGACAAAATCAGGAAGTATTGTATCAGAAGCTTGGAAGAGCAAGGAATTACATCACCCGTTTTCCTGATCTCACATTTTGAAACAAACAAGTTTGATTTTCCAGAATTAAATGATACCATCCAAAGTAATCTTGATGACATAAAGAAGCATGTTTTCTTGTTGTCCCTTCCAAACATAGCACTGAAGATAATAGAAGAGAAGAGAAAAGACCTGAAGGATCGAATCTGGACGTTGGCCACACTTTCTGGTGCAATAGGAGCTGTTCCGCTTCCTGGCCTGTCCATGGTTTGTGACATCGGGATACTGGTTACTGCAATTATAGATTTCCGTAAGTATCTGGGTCTGGATGATGTCTCCCTTCAAAGGTTGGCAAAAACAACAGGCAAACCTGTCAGGCAGCTGAAAGCTGTGGTGAAAACTCCCCTAATGGGGGAAATAAATGAACAATTTGTGAAAAGATTGTTGGCGAGTGCAACCTATTTCACCATTTCAGCAATTGAGCTGAGTCTTGATTTCATACCAGTTATTGGATCCATCTTTGGAGCAGGATCGTCATTTCTCATGACCTACAAATTTTTGCATGGTGTGCTGGATGATCTTACAGAGAATGCAAAGAGAGTGGTACAGGCTGCATTTGACTCTGATTTTCATTGA